The Burkholderia cepacia ATCC 25416 genome includes a window with the following:
- the kdpC gene encoding potassium-transporting ATPase subunit KdpC produces MMQGNRQAAAAAAPAPGSSFGAATRGLVRPVIASSVLFMLVTGIAYPLLTTGVANVLFPSQARGSLVERNGTTIGSTVIGQSFTRAGYFHGRPSATTGTDPADPSKTVEQPYNAAGSGASNQGATSRKLLADIAQRVRAYRQENALAAGTPVPADAVTASASGLDPEISVANARLQAARVAQARGVDAAQVAALVERIASPRQLGVLGEPRVRVLDLNLALDRAFGQAAGAK; encoded by the coding sequence ATGATGCAAGGCAATCGCCAGGCAGCGGCCGCCGCCGCGCCGGCACCCGGTTCTTCGTTCGGCGCGGCGACGCGCGGCCTCGTGCGGCCCGTGATCGCATCGTCGGTGCTGTTCATGCTCGTCACGGGCATCGCGTATCCGCTGCTCACCACGGGCGTCGCGAACGTGCTGTTCCCGTCGCAGGCGCGCGGCAGTCTCGTGGAGCGCAACGGCACGACGATCGGCTCGACGGTGATCGGGCAGTCCTTCACGCGGGCCGGCTACTTCCACGGGCGGCCGAGCGCGACGACCGGCACCGATCCGGCCGATCCGTCGAAGACGGTCGAACAGCCGTACAACGCGGCCGGCAGCGGCGCCAGCAACCAGGGGGCAACCAGCAGGAAGCTGCTCGCGGATATCGCGCAGCGGGTACGCGCATACCGGCAGGAGAACGCGCTCGCCGCCGGCACGCCGGTACCGGCGGATGCCGTGACCGCGTCGGCATCGGGGCTCGATCCCGAGATCTCGGTGGCGAACGCGCGGCTGCAGGCGGCACGCGTCGCGCAGGCACGCGGCGTCGATGCCGCACAGGTCGCGGCGCTGGTCGAACGCATCGCATCGCCGCGCCAGCTCGGCGTGCTCGGCGAACCGCGCGTGCGCGTGCTCGACCTGAACCTCGCGCTGGATCGCGCATTCGGCCAGGCGGCCGGCGCGAAGTAA
- a CDS encoding ABC transporter substrate-binding protein, giving the protein MKKLALSIALACIAVGAHAKDWSTIRFGVDASYPPFESKDASGKVVGFDVDLGNEICARLKAKCVWIENDFDGMIPALKAKKFDGVLSSMSMTPARAEQIAFSDKLFNTPTRLVAKKGANLQPTAESLKGKSVGVEQGTIQETYAKTYWAPKGVRVVPYQNQDGVYQDLMSGRLDAALQDAVQADIGFLKTPRGASFDFAGKDIDDPKTLGNGAGIGLRKDDADLKAKIDHAIADIIKDGTYKKLEKKYFAFDVYGG; this is encoded by the coding sequence ATGAAGAAACTCGCGCTCAGTATTGCCCTCGCCTGCATCGCGGTCGGTGCCCACGCCAAGGATTGGTCGACGATCCGGTTCGGCGTCGACGCCAGCTATCCGCCGTTCGAATCGAAGGACGCAAGCGGCAAGGTCGTCGGCTTCGACGTCGATCTCGGCAACGAGATCTGCGCCCGCCTGAAGGCGAAGTGCGTGTGGATCGAGAACGACTTCGACGGGATGATTCCCGCGCTGAAGGCGAAGAAGTTCGACGGCGTGCTGTCGTCGATGTCGATGACGCCGGCGCGTGCCGAGCAGATCGCGTTCTCCGACAAGCTGTTCAACACGCCGACGCGCCTCGTCGCGAAGAAGGGCGCGAACCTGCAGCCGACGGCCGAATCGCTGAAGGGCAAGTCGGTCGGCGTCGAGCAGGGCACCATCCAGGAAACCTACGCGAAGACGTACTGGGCGCCGAAGGGCGTGCGGGTCGTGCCTTACCAGAACCAGGACGGCGTTTACCAGGACCTGATGTCGGGCCGCCTCGACGCGGCGCTGCAGGACGCGGTGCAGGCCGACATCGGCTTCCTGAAGACGCCGCGCGGCGCGAGCTTCGATTTCGCCGGCAAGGACATCGACGATCCGAAGACGCTCGGCAACGGCGCCGGCATCGGGCTGCGCAAGGACGACGCCGACCTGAAGGCGAAGATCGACCACGCGATCGCCGACATCATCAAGGACGGCACGTACAAGAAGCTCGAGAAGAAGTACTTCGCATTCGACGTCTACGGCGGCTGA
- a CDS encoding response regulator: MIRSRVLIVEDESDIRRFVRMALEQEGLDTCEASTAREARMYASSSKPDLVIVDLGLPDDDGKTFIRELREWSTVPVIVLSARQQEVEKVAALDAGADDYLPKPFGVPELLARARAQLRRAAFVSADGQSSSIVRFGDVTVDLGKHEVARGGEPVHLTRLEFRLLAALIRARGGVVAARQLLAEVWGIHDAERAHYVRVYMTNLRQKLEPVPARPRHLLTELQFGYRLVGLETVGMTDGQRDAASAGLDR; encoded by the coding sequence ATGATCAGATCGCGCGTACTTATCGTCGAGGACGAATCGGACATCCGCCGTTTCGTGCGGATGGCACTGGAACAGGAGGGGCTCGACACCTGCGAGGCGTCGACGGCCCGCGAGGCGCGGATGTACGCGTCGAGCAGCAAGCCCGATCTCGTGATCGTCGATCTCGGGCTGCCGGACGACGACGGCAAGACGTTCATCCGCGAACTGCGCGAATGGTCGACGGTGCCGGTGATCGTGCTGTCGGCGCGGCAGCAGGAGGTGGAGAAGGTCGCGGCGCTCGACGCGGGCGCGGACGATTACCTGCCGAAGCCGTTCGGCGTGCCCGAACTGCTCGCGCGGGCGCGCGCGCAGTTGCGGCGCGCGGCGTTCGTGTCGGCCGACGGGCAATCGTCGTCGATCGTGCGCTTCGGCGACGTGACCGTCGATCTCGGCAAACACGAAGTCGCCCGCGGCGGCGAGCCGGTTCATCTGACGCGCCTCGAATTCCGGCTGCTCGCCGCGCTGATTCGCGCGCGCGGCGGCGTGGTCGCCGCGCGGCAATTGCTGGCCGAGGTGTGGGGGATCCACGACGCGGAACGCGCGCACTACGTGCGCGTGTACATGACGAACCTGCGGCAGAAGCTCGAACCGGTGCCGGCGCGCCCGCGGCACCTGTTGACGGAACTGCAGTTCGGCTACCGGCTGGTCGGTCTGGAAACGGTCGGCATGACGGACGGGCAGCGTGATGCGGCATCGGCAGGTCTAGACAGGTGA
- the kdpB gene encoding potassium-transporting ATPase subunit KdpB: MRRTAVLREAFRKLAPRVQLKNPVMFVVYLGSIVTTVLWLQALTGAGDAPAGFIFAVACWLWFTVLFANAAEALAEGRGKAQADALRAARKRVYAKVLDEPKRYGSTSHRVPSDELAAGSIVLVEAGDTIPADGEVIDGVASVDESAITGESAPVIRESGGDFSSVTGGTRVLSDWIVVKITAQPGEAFLDRMIAMVEGAKRGKTPNEVALTILLVALTIIFLLVCATLLPFSQFSVLLNASGSAVSLTVLIALLVCLIPTTIGALLSAIGIAGMSRMMRANVLATSGRAIEAAGDVDVLLLDKTGTITLGNREAVQFRPAPGVDERALAEAAQLSSLADETPEGRSIVALAKQRFSLEGKPIDGGFAVPFSARTRMSGLDIGGRQVRKGAASAIRAHVDALGGAFPQAVETAVNEIARRGGTPLVVADGARVLGAIELKDIVKHGIAARFAELRKVGVKTVMITGDNRLTAAAIAAEAGVDDYLAEATPEDKLRLIREHQAKGHLVAMTGDGTNDAPALAQADVAVAMHSGTQAAKEAANMVDLDSNPTKLMQVVEVGKQMIMTRGALTTFSVANDLAKYFAIIPAAFVATYPALGALNVMGLHSPTSAILSAVIFNALIIVALIPLALKGVKYRAEPAGKLLGRNLLIYGVGGIVAPFIGIKLIDMLLTPFI; encoded by the coding sequence ATGCGCCGGACGGCCGTGCTGCGCGAGGCCTTCCGCAAGCTCGCGCCGCGCGTGCAGTTGAAGAATCCCGTGATGTTCGTCGTCTATCTCGGCAGCATCGTCACGACCGTGCTGTGGCTGCAGGCGCTGACCGGCGCGGGCGATGCGCCGGCCGGCTTCATCTTCGCGGTCGCGTGCTGGCTGTGGTTCACCGTGCTGTTCGCGAACGCGGCCGAGGCGCTGGCCGAAGGGCGCGGCAAGGCGCAGGCCGACGCCCTGCGTGCGGCGCGCAAGCGCGTGTATGCGAAGGTGCTCGACGAGCCGAAGCGGTACGGCAGCACCAGCCATCGCGTGCCGAGCGACGAACTCGCGGCCGGCAGCATCGTGCTCGTCGAGGCCGGCGACACGATTCCCGCCGACGGCGAAGTGATTGACGGCGTCGCGTCGGTCGACGAATCGGCGATCACCGGCGAATCCGCGCCCGTGATCCGCGAGTCGGGCGGCGATTTCTCGTCGGTGACGGGCGGCACGCGCGTGCTGTCCGACTGGATCGTCGTGAAGATCACCGCGCAGCCGGGCGAGGCCTTTCTCGACCGGATGATCGCGATGGTCGAGGGCGCGAAGCGCGGCAAGACGCCGAACGAAGTCGCGCTGACGATCCTGCTCGTCGCGCTGACGATCATCTTCCTGCTCGTGTGCGCGACGCTGCTGCCGTTCTCGCAGTTCAGCGTGCTGCTGAACGCGTCGGGTTCGGCGGTGAGCCTGACCGTGCTGATCGCGCTGCTCGTCTGCCTGATCCCGACGACGATCGGCGCGCTGCTGTCGGCGATCGGCATCGCGGGGATGAGCCGCATGATGCGCGCGAACGTGCTCGCGACGTCGGGCCGCGCGATCGAGGCGGCCGGCGACGTCGACGTGCTGCTGCTCGACAAGACCGGCACGATCACGCTCGGCAACCGCGAGGCCGTGCAGTTCCGGCCGGCGCCGGGCGTGGACGAGCGTGCGCTGGCCGAGGCCGCGCAGCTGTCGTCGCTTGCCGACGAGACGCCCGAAGGGCGTTCGATCGTCGCGCTCGCGAAACAGCGGTTCTCGCTGGAGGGCAAGCCGATCGACGGCGGTTTTGCCGTGCCGTTCAGCGCGCGCACGCGGATGAGCGGCCTCGATATCGGCGGGCGGCAGGTGCGCAAGGGCGCGGCGTCGGCGATCCGCGCGCACGTCGATGCGCTCGGCGGTGCGTTTCCGCAGGCGGTCGAGACGGCCGTCAACGAAATCGCGCGGCGCGGCGGCACGCCGCTCGTCGTCGCCGACGGCGCCCGCGTGCTCGGCGCGATCGAGCTGAAGGACATCGTCAAGCACGGGATCGCCGCGCGCTTCGCCGAGTTGCGCAAGGTCGGCGTGAAGACCGTGATGATCACCGGCGACAACCGCCTCACCGCGGCGGCGATCGCGGCGGAAGCCGGCGTCGACGACTACCTGGCCGAAGCGACGCCCGAGGACAAGCTGCGGCTGATCCGCGAGCACCAGGCGAAGGGCCATCTCGTCGCGATGACGGGCGATGGCACCAACGACGCGCCCGCACTCGCGCAGGCCGACGTGGCCGTCGCGATGCACAGCGGCACGCAGGCGGCGAAGGAGGCGGCCAACATGGTCGACCTCGACAGCAACCCGACGAAGCTGATGCAGGTGGTCGAGGTCGGCAAGCAGATGATCATGACGCGCGGCGCGCTGACCACGTTCAGCGTCGCCAACGATCTCGCGAAGTATTTCGCGATCATCCCGGCCGCGTTCGTCGCGACCTATCCGGCGCTCGGCGCGCTGAACGTGATGGGCCTGCACAGCCCGACGTCGGCGATCCTGTCGGCGGTGATCTTCAATGCGCTGATCATCGTCGCGCTGATCCCGCTCGCGCTGAAGGGCGTGAAGTATCGCGCGGAACCGGCCGGGAAGCTGCTGGGGCGCAATCTGCTGATCTACGGCGTGGGCGGAATCGTTGCACCGTTCATCGGCATCAAGCTGATCGACATGCTGCTGACGCCGTTTATCTGA
- the kdpA gene encoding potassium-transporting ATPase subunit KdpA: protein MFNNLIQFAIVLAIMLALVPVVGKWLAHAFTSPRHAWVERRTYALLGVNPDEAMSWQRYGMVLLLGNAGMMLLGYLLLRIQDTLPFDALQRAAQSPDLAFNTAASFITNTNWQAYAGESSLSNFSQMAVITFLMVASAATGIAAAGGFIRGLSRKSAADIGNYWVDFTRVTYRVLLPLSFAMALVYVWQGMPQTLASDAWATTLEGARQQIVTGPVASLESIKHIGTNGGGFFSMNAAHPFENPTPLTNTLHMLSMLLIPSALTYTLGTMIGRRRQGWVILGAFVVMFVGFLAVIYSAEQHGNPLVAGLGVDQQMSAAQPGGNMEGKEMRFGIAQTSLFATVTTAATTGSVDAMHDSLTPLGGLVPIAQMMLNNVFGGDGVGLINLFTFAILTVFLVGMMIGRTPEFLGKKIEAREMKLVMLAVLAHPFSILGFTALAAMLHSTMDSLANLGPHGFSEVLYAYTSGTANNGSAFAGLNANTPFFNTTIGFAMLIGRYLTLLPMLAVAGSLAAKKSVPESAGTLSTSTGLFAGLLVFVILVVGGLTFLPALALGPVVEHLLMSGGQLF from the coding sequence ATGTTCAACAATCTCATTCAATTCGCGATCGTTCTCGCGATCATGCTGGCGCTGGTGCCCGTCGTCGGGAAATGGCTCGCGCACGCCTTTACGAGCCCGCGCCACGCGTGGGTCGAACGCCGTACCTATGCGCTGCTCGGCGTGAATCCCGACGAAGCGATGTCGTGGCAGCGCTACGGCATGGTGCTGCTGCTCGGCAATGCCGGGATGATGCTGCTCGGTTATCTGCTGCTGCGCATCCAGGACACGCTGCCGTTCGATGCACTGCAGCGCGCCGCGCAAAGCCCGGACCTCGCGTTCAACACCGCCGCGTCGTTCATCACGAACACGAACTGGCAGGCGTATGCGGGCGAGAGCAGCCTGTCGAACTTCTCGCAGATGGCCGTCATCACGTTCCTGATGGTGGCCAGCGCGGCGACCGGCATCGCGGCCGCGGGCGGCTTCATCCGCGGGCTGAGCCGCAAGAGCGCGGCGGACATCGGCAATTACTGGGTCGACTTCACGCGCGTGACCTATCGTGTGCTGCTGCCGCTCAGCTTCGCGATGGCGCTCGTGTACGTGTGGCAGGGCATGCCGCAGACGCTCGCGTCCGATGCGTGGGCGACCACGCTCGAAGGCGCGCGCCAGCAGATCGTGACGGGGCCCGTTGCCAGCCTCGAATCGATCAAGCACATCGGCACGAACGGCGGCGGCTTCTTCAGCATGAACGCCGCGCATCCGTTCGAGAACCCGACGCCGCTCACCAACACGCTGCACATGCTGTCGATGCTGCTGATTCCGTCCGCGCTGACGTACACGCTCGGCACGATGATCGGCCGGCGTCGCCAGGGCTGGGTGATCCTCGGTGCGTTCGTCGTGATGTTCGTCGGCTTCCTGGCCGTGATCTATTCGGCCGAGCAGCACGGCAATCCGCTCGTGGCCGGGCTCGGCGTCGACCAGCAGATGAGCGCCGCGCAGCCGGGCGGCAACATGGAAGGCAAGGAGATGCGCTTCGGCATCGCGCAGACGAGCCTGTTCGCCACCGTCACGACCGCCGCGACCACCGGCTCGGTCGACGCGATGCACGACTCGCTGACGCCGCTCGGCGGCCTCGTGCCGATCGCGCAGATGATGCTGAACAACGTGTTCGGCGGCGACGGCGTCGGGCTGATCAACCTGTTCACGTTCGCGATCCTCACGGTGTTCCTGGTCGGGATGATGATCGGGCGCACGCCGGAATTCCTCGGCAAGAAGATCGAGGCGCGCGAGATGAAGCTCGTGATGCTCGCGGTGCTCGCGCATCCGTTCAGCATCCTCGGCTTCACCGCGCTGGCCGCGATGCTGCACTCGACGATGGACAGCCTCGCGAACCTCGGCCCGCACGGCTTCAGCGAAGTGCTGTACGCGTACACGTCGGGCACCGCCAACAACGGCTCCGCGTTCGCGGGCCTGAACGCGAACACGCCGTTCTTCAACACGACGATCGGCTTCGCGATGCTGATCGGCCGCTACCTGACGCTGCTGCCGATGCTCGCGGTCGCGGGCAGCCTCGCCGCGAAGAAGAGCGTGCCGGAAAGCGCGGGCACGCTGTCGACGTCGACGGGCCTGTTCGCCGGCCTGCTGGTCTTCGTGATCCTGGTCGTCGGCGGTCTCACGTTCCTGCCCGCGCTCGCGCTCGGCCCGGTCGTCGAGCACCTGCTGATGTCGGGCGGCCAACTGTTCTGA
- a CDS encoding DUF4118 domain-containing protein, producing the protein MDVNVNVKDAHRRATGRRDTAARRSGAGARRDRWRAVLRACAALADRIAGAGPDTRPALAVREAHPRTHAWVSQYAVPLLLATLVCALATLAASALLRVFDLSNVVMLFLMTVVLIALRLGRLAGAWAAFVCVGCFDFFFVEPRLSFAVSDTQYVFTFALMLAVALAIGQLAARLRAEARAARANEKRSAALARVAHDLSAAIETEQIASICTGTIAPLLGVRVALVLPDADDRLMPAPHAAFVEAPIARWAYEHARGAGCGLPPFERAAAQYLPLKAPMRVRGVLVLFGDAQPVPTDPDDRRLIDALCSSIAMALERVHYVGVAQHTLVRIEGERLRNALLAAVSHDLKTPLTAIRGLAETLERPERLADGQPAALAHGIRNQAEALHGLVVNLLDLARMQSEGVRLNREWHMLDEIVGSALAHSAGVLAGRDVSADLPADLPLIDVDALLIERVLMNLLDNAAKYAGADAAVAVRARVFGETLYVFVEDDGPGFVARNTEPLFEPFERERKESSISGVGLGLALCRSIVNAHGGSIRAVPLDPHGARFEIRLPLGAPPDIEHESRT; encoded by the coding sequence ATGGATGTGAATGTGAACGTGAAGGATGCGCATCGACGGGCAACGGGGCGGCGGGACACCGCTGCCCGCCGCAGCGGGGCCGGCGCGCGCCGCGACCGCTGGCGAGCCGTGCTGCGCGCGTGCGCGGCGCTGGCCGACCGCATCGCGGGCGCGGGGCCCGATACGCGGCCGGCGCTGGCCGTGCGCGAGGCGCACCCGCGCACGCATGCGTGGGTGTCGCAGTACGCGGTGCCGCTGCTGCTCGCCACGCTCGTGTGCGCGCTGGCGACGCTGGCGGCGAGCGCGCTGCTGCGCGTGTTCGACCTGTCGAACGTCGTGATGCTGTTCCTGATGACCGTCGTGCTGATCGCGCTGCGGCTCGGCCGGCTAGCCGGTGCGTGGGCCGCGTTCGTCTGCGTCGGCTGCTTCGACTTCTTCTTCGTCGAGCCGAGGCTGTCGTTCGCGGTGTCCGATACGCAGTACGTGTTCACGTTCGCACTGATGCTCGCCGTCGCGCTCGCGATCGGCCAGCTCGCGGCACGCCTGCGCGCGGAGGCGCGGGCCGCGCGCGCGAACGAGAAGCGCTCGGCCGCGCTCGCGCGTGTCGCGCACGACCTGTCGGCGGCGATCGAAACCGAACAGATCGCATCGATCTGCACCGGCACGATCGCGCCGCTGCTCGGCGTGCGCGTCGCGCTCGTGCTGCCCGATGCGGACGACCGTCTGATGCCGGCGCCGCACGCCGCGTTCGTCGAAGCGCCGATCGCGCGCTGGGCCTACGAGCATGCGCGCGGCGCCGGGTGCGGGCTGCCGCCGTTCGAGCGCGCGGCCGCGCAATACCTGCCGCTGAAGGCGCCGATGCGCGTGCGCGGCGTGCTCGTGCTGTTCGGCGACGCGCAGCCGGTACCCACGGACCCCGACGATCGCCGCCTGATCGACGCGCTGTGTTCGTCGATCGCGATGGCGCTCGAACGCGTGCACTACGTCGGCGTTGCGCAGCACACGCTCGTCCGGATCGAAGGCGAGCGGCTGCGCAACGCGCTGCTCGCCGCCGTGTCGCACGACCTGAAGACGCCGCTGACCGCGATCCGCGGGCTCGCCGAGACGCTGGAGCGGCCGGAGCGGCTGGCCGACGGGCAGCCGGCCGCGCTCGCGCACGGCATCCGCAACCAGGCCGAGGCGCTGCACGGGCTCGTCGTGAACCTGCTCGATCTCGCGCGCATGCAGAGCGAGGGCGTGCGGCTGAATCGCGAGTGGCACATGCTCGACGAGATCGTCGGCAGCGCGCTCGCGCATTCGGCCGGCGTGCTGGCCGGCCGCGACGTGAGCGCCGACCTGCCGGCCGACCTGCCGCTGATCGACGTCGACGCGCTGCTGATCGAGCGCGTGCTGATGAACCTGCTCGACAACGCGGCGAAGTACGCGGGCGCGGATGCGGCCGTGGCGGTGCGCGCACGCGTGTTCGGCGAAACGCTGTACGTGTTCGTCGAGGACGACGGGCCCGGCTTCGTCGCGCGCAACACCGAGCCGCTGTTCGAGCCGTTCGAGCGCGAGCGCAAGGAATCGTCGATCAGCGGCGTGGGGCTCGGGCTCGCGCTGTGCCGCAGCATCGTCAACGCGCACGGCGGCTCGATCCGCGCGGTGCCGCTCGATCCGCACGGCGCGCGGTTCGAGATTCGCCTGCCACTGGGTGCGCCGCCCGACATCGAACACGAGAGCCGGACATGA
- a CDS encoding porin translates to MKKAVVGTLSLAFFGAAAHAQSSVTLYGMLDAGIAYTNNQSGKSAWQQGSGLLSNTVFGLSGNEDLGGGLHALFRLENGFNLNNGTQSYRNTMFGRRAYVGLQSDRYGAVTLGRQYDAVVDYLGPLAMANNGDGNNLASHPFDNDNIDDSFYIDNAVKYTSPTLAGWQFGGLYGFSNAAGGFANNRAYSAGMSYANGPVSLGAAYLQLNRGGLTAGGALSTNDGPNFPAVRQRVMGAGGSYAFDRLTVGALWTHSMFDETAASSLPGALNALRFDNFEVNARYTLTPAVSFASAYTFTDGRYDDATGSHRPKWHQVTLMADYALSKRTDVYAETVYQHQFGVPSGATLGFANVTGLAASSTNTQVVATVGIRHRF, encoded by the coding sequence ATGAAAAAAGCAGTCGTCGGTACCCTTTCCCTCGCATTCTTCGGCGCCGCCGCGCATGCGCAAAGCAGCGTCACGCTCTACGGGATGCTGGATGCGGGCATCGCCTATACGAACAACCAGTCGGGCAAGAGCGCGTGGCAGCAAGGCAGTGGCCTGCTGTCGAATACGGTCTTCGGCCTGAGCGGCAACGAGGATCTCGGCGGCGGCCTGCATGCGCTGTTCCGCCTCGAGAACGGCTTCAACCTGAACAACGGCACGCAGTCCTACCGGAACACGATGTTCGGCCGCCGCGCGTACGTCGGCCTGCAGAGCGACCGGTACGGTGCGGTGACGCTCGGCCGCCAATACGATGCCGTGGTCGACTACCTCGGCCCGCTCGCGATGGCGAACAACGGCGACGGCAACAATCTCGCGTCGCATCCGTTCGACAACGACAACATCGACGATTCGTTCTACATCGACAACGCGGTGAAATATACGAGCCCGACGCTCGCCGGCTGGCAGTTCGGCGGCCTGTACGGGTTCAGCAACGCGGCCGGCGGCTTCGCGAACAACCGCGCGTACAGCGCGGGCATGTCGTATGCGAACGGGCCGGTCAGCCTCGGCGCCGCGTACCTGCAGCTCAACCGCGGCGGGCTGACGGCCGGCGGCGCGCTGTCGACGAACGACGGCCCGAACTTCCCGGCCGTGCGCCAGCGCGTGATGGGCGCGGGCGGCAGCTACGCCTTCGACCGGCTGACGGTCGGCGCGCTGTGGACGCACTCGATGTTCGACGAAACGGCCGCGTCGTCGCTGCCCGGCGCGCTGAACGCGCTGCGCTTCGACAACTTCGAAGTCAACGCGCGCTACACGCTGACGCCGGCCGTCTCGTTCGCGAGCGCCTATACGTTCACCGATGGCCGCTACGACGACGCCACCGGCAGCCACCGGCCGAAATGGCACCAGGTGACGCTGATGGCCGACTACGCGCTGAGCAAGCGCACCGACGTGTATGCGGAGACGGTCTACCAGCACCAGTTCGGCGTGCCGTCGGGCGCGACGCTCGGCTTCGCGAACGTGACGGGGCTCGCGGCTTCGTCGACCAACACGCAGGTGGTCGCGACGGTCGGCATCCGGCATCGGTTCTGA
- the hutC gene encoding histidine utilization repressor, with product MTTPIYQEIKDFILARIHAGEWAKGDQVPSENELAREFNVARMTVNRALRELTAEQVLTRTRGSGTYVASPKYESTLVAIRSISDEVAARGHGYRAQVLLVGAAVADAKLADELQLDTGSPIFHSRVLHFENDTPVQLEERWVNPACAPEYALQDFTTTTPNQYLTRVAPLQRVEYRIEAAMPDAETRRHLTMDDREPCLLLHRRTWSQGMVASVANLWHPGSRYRFTGHF from the coding sequence ATGACCACACCGATCTATCAGGAAATCAAGGACTTCATCCTCGCGCGCATTCATGCCGGCGAATGGGCGAAAGGCGACCAGGTGCCATCGGAGAACGAACTCGCGCGCGAATTCAACGTCGCGCGGATGACCGTGAACCGCGCACTGCGCGAACTGACCGCCGAGCAGGTGCTCACGCGCACGCGCGGCTCCGGCACGTACGTCGCGTCGCCGAAGTACGAATCGACGCTCGTCGCGATCCGCAGCATCTCGGACGAAGTCGCCGCGCGCGGCCACGGCTATCGCGCGCAGGTGCTGCTGGTCGGCGCGGCCGTTGCCGACGCGAAGCTCGCCGACGAACTGCAGCTCGACACCGGCAGCCCGATCTTCCATTCACGCGTGCTGCACTTCGAGAACGACACGCCCGTGCAGCTCGAGGAACGCTGGGTCAATCCGGCCTGCGCGCCCGAATACGCGTTGCAGGACTTCACGACGACGACGCCGAACCAGTACCTGACGCGCGTCGCGCCGCTGCAGCGCGTCGAATACCGGATCGAGGCCGCGATGCCCGACGCCGAAACACGCCGCCACCTGACGATGGACGACCGCGAGCCGTGCCTGCTGCTGCATCGACGCACGTGGTCGCAAGGGATGGTCGCGTCGGTCGCCAACCTGTGGCACCCGGGCAGCCGCTATCGCTTCACCGGGCATTTCTGA
- a CDS encoding glycosyltransferase, giving the protein MKLVIATYGTEGDTRPLAALGRALIDAGHDVRLLADAATLGSAAVLGVPSAALSGDIRRAIAPEGALADAVRGRGGFNDTSKALAAIANANTAAWMRQVADASAGCDAILVSGLVSFVGLSVAEYRGVPAIGAGMIPITPTAAFASPFLPPQKVPRWLNRASHRFVNALLWQAFRQSTNAARASVCGLPPRRRVWTDHPMLYGVSPALLSGPADWPSQALACGQWRIDAREWEPPPDLAAFLDAGDPPVYIGFGSMAGFDRAGMADALVRALAGRRALFHPGWSGIDASMLPAHVHVIGDTPHDRLFPRVSMAIHHGGSGTTHSAARAGIPSVVVPFAGDQFFWANRLQRLGVADAPVAGRRVDAAALARAIAFAERGDTKARATELGARIARDEGLTLAVSAIERRGRPGAR; this is encoded by the coding sequence ATGAAACTCGTCATCGCCACCTACGGCACCGAAGGCGACACGCGCCCGCTCGCGGCGCTCGGCCGTGCGCTGATCGATGCCGGCCATGACGTCCGGCTGCTGGCCGACGCGGCGACGCTCGGCTCGGCCGCCGTGCTCGGCGTGCCGTCGGCGGCGTTGTCCGGCGATATCCGCCGTGCGATTGCGCCGGAGGGCGCATTGGCCGATGCGGTGCGCGGGCGCGGCGGCTTCAACGACACGTCGAAGGCGCTCGCGGCGATCGCCAACGCGAACACGGCCGCGTGGATGCGGCAGGTCGCGGATGCGTCGGCCGGGTGCGATGCGATCCTCGTGTCGGGGCTCGTATCGTTCGTCGGCTTGTCGGTTGCCGAGTATCGCGGCGTGCCGGCGATCGGCGCCGGCATGATCCCGATTACGCCCACCGCGGCATTCGCATCGCCGTTCCTGCCGCCGCAGAAGGTGCCGCGCTGGCTGAACCGCGCGAGCCACCGGTTCGTGAACGCGCTGTTGTGGCAGGCGTTCAGGCAGTCGACGAACGCGGCGCGCGCGAGCGTGTGCGGGTTGCCGCCGCGCAGGCGGGTGTGGACCGATCACCCGATGCTGTACGGCGTGTCGCCGGCACTGCTGTCGGGCCCGGCCGACTGGCCGTCGCAGGCGCTGGCTTGCGGCCAGTGGCGAATCGATGCCCGTGAATGGGAACCGCCGCCTGATCTCGCGGCGTTTCTCGACGCGGGCGATCCCCCCGTGTACATCGGTTTCGGCAGCATGGCCGGTTTCGATCGCGCCGGGATGGCCGATGCGCTCGTGCGCGCGCTCGCCGGCCGGCGTGCGCTGTTCCATCCGGGCTGGAGCGGTATCGACGCGTCGATGCTGCCCGCGCACGTTCATGTGATCGGCGATACGCCGCATGACCGGCTGTTCCCGCGTGTGTCGATGGCGATCCATCATGGCGGGTCGGGCACCACGCATTCGGCTGCGCGGGCCGGCATTCCGTCCGTCGTCGTGCCGTTCGCGGGCGATCAGTTCTTCTGGGCGAACCGGCTGCAGCGGCTCGGCGTCGCGGATGCGCCGGTCGCGGGGCGGCGCGTGGACGCCGCCGCGCTTGCGCGGGCCATTGCGTTCGCGGAGCGCGGCGACACGAAGGCGCGCGCAACGGAACTCGGCGCACGCATCGCGCGGGACGAAGGCCTGACGCTGGCCGTCAGTGCGATCGAGCGCCGGGGACGGCCGGGCGCGCGGTGA